GGCGCATCGACAGCGGCGCGTTCCCCGTGAAAGCGGTGCGCGTGGTGCTGAACGATCCGCCCGAGGGGTTGATCGTCACGGCGTCCAGCGTACAACCCAGTGGGGTGCGTGTGGTGGCGGCGCCGGAGTTACTGGGGCGCTTGCAGGAGGTGGCCGGCCGCGTGGCCTATCGCCCCGGCACGTACACCGCGCCCGTGACTCTGAACCTGCCCGCCGGGGCGCAGGCGCTGGAAAACGTGAGCGTGAGCCTGACCGTACAGCGCGCGCCACAGTGAAGGAAGCAGTGAGGAGCGCCGTGAAAGGGCACCGCGAGTGACGGATGAATATGTTTACGCCGGCGCTGAATACCGCACCTGACAGAACACCAGGCTTGCCGGCTACTGTGTCATACCGCGTTGGCCCGTCAGCTCGGCAATGCAGGCCGCAGCGCAAGAAATTAAGCCATTTCCTCTGTCATACAAGGAAAAACAGAGTATATAATCAGCCATACAATTATAATATTGCCCTGAGCCTCCCCAGAACCGGAACCGATTCCACAAGATTGAGTTATGCCGGACAGTTCTGTCAGGGGGGAGTCGGCGTATACTTTCGCAATGTTGTGCGGAACGGCCCTTCACTCAGGCGCTCTCGAGCACCGGCACCACACCACCGAAACCCTGCGGCTGAGCTCCCCGGCGAAGCAGGCAGGTTCCCCGCGCCCATGAGGGCCACCATTCTGCCCCTGACGCCCGTGACGCCCGACCTGGGTCACTGGGAAGCCCGCGTGCAACTGCTGGTCAAACCCAAACGCTACGCACACGTGCAGCGCGTGGCCCTGCTGGCCCAGCAGATCGCGCAGGCCAACGGCCTGAGTGAACAGGAAATCGAGCAGGCTTACGCTGCCGGCATCCTGCACGACATCGCCCGCGACCTGCCCGACAGCGAACTGCTGCGCCTCGCGCCGCCCGAATGCGAGATCGATGCCCGCCACCCGTTGGCCCTGCATGGCCGCGCTGCCCGCACTATGCTCGCCCGCTGGGGGTACGGCGACCAGACCGTGCTGGACGCGGTGGAAGACCACACCACCGGCCCGCGTGGGCAGCGGCCCGTGTCGGCCTGCGTGTACATTGCCGACGTCTCCGAACCCGGACGCGGCGTCAACGACGATATCCGCGAGCTGGCGCTGCACGACCTGAACGCCGCTCTGAACCGCGCCATCGTCTCGAAGGTCACGTACCTGCAGGGGCGCGGCATTCAGGTGCACCCGCGCACTCTGCAGTGCTACGAGTCGCTACCGGGCGTGACCAGCTCCGCCGCCAGCATTCCCTTTCCGCCGCTTCAGCCCTCCCAGAATGGGGCCCCCAGCCCCCATACCGCCAGCCCCCACACTTCCAGCACACAGCCCTCCAGCACCGAGCACTGATTCTTTTGACGCCAGATTCCCCTGAGCACACCACACTGAAGCTCGACTTCAACCTCGACCAACCCAATATCGACCCACCCAGTCCCGCTACTTCAGGCCCCGCCGCCCCAGGGTTCCCCACGGCCAGCACCTCTACTAGCGGCAAGCAGGCCAGCGGCAAAGGGTTGCCCCGCGCCCGGCTGCGGCGGCATGCCTGGCTGCGGGCCATGCAGTTTTTCGGCCTGACCCTGGGCAGCCTGACCCTGCTGGGCAGTGCGCTGCTGGCCACCGCCGGGGCACGCACCACCCCGGCCCTGAGCGACGTGCCGCAGTTCACGGTGCTGCTGGCCGGGCGCGACATCGTGTACTGCTACTATCACCAGCCCTGCAAGAATCAGGATCAACGCACCGGCCTGATTCAGACCCCTAATACCGACACCTTGATGGTCGCGCGGGTCAGTGAGGCGGGGGTCAGCGTCCTGAACATCCCGCGCGACACCAATGTCGGCGAGTTCGACCGCGAGAAAAGCCCCGCCGATCAGAAAGTCAACAGCCGCTACTGGACCGGCGGCCCCCAGAGCCTGGTGAGCGCCGTGGAGGAAATCACCGGCGAGCGCGTGGACTCGTACGTGATCGTGCGGGCGGACTACGTGACCCGCGTGATCGACGCGCTGGGCGGCCTGGACGTGACCGTGCCGGAACCCGGCATCGAGTGGGTGGACAAAGCCGCCGGCGTGGATCTGAAGCTGCAACCCGGCAACCACCACCTCAGCGGCGAGCAGGCGGTGCTGTTCCTGCGCGTACGCAAGGGCTTCGGAGACGATTACGGACGCATCGACCACCAGAAACAGGCGCTGACGCAACTGGTCGGCAAGCTCAAGACCCCGCAGGGCCTCGCCGCGCTGCCCACCATTCTGGGCGGGGTGGGCCACGGCGTCGAGACGAATGTCGACCCGAACATCGTGACAGCCCTGCTGCCGAAACTGACCGGCTTAAAACTGCGCTTCGCCACGTTGCCCACCAGCACTATTCCCGGCAGTTTCAACCTGGCGGTCGACCGTGAACGCCTGGCCCGGGTGTGGAGCCAGACCACCCCCGAAGCTGCTGGCAGCGCCGCCCCGCAGGGCCTGACCATCAGCATTCACGACGCCAGCGGTCAGGGGCTGGGGGCACCGCTCGGCCAGGCGCTGAAAGCCCTGGGCTACAAGACCGTGCGCGTGCAGACCAGTGCCCCCAGCAACGACGCCTCGCAGGTGTTCACGCAGGACAACGTCCGCTACGCCGAGGAACTGGCCGATACCCTGAGCCTCCCCAGGTTGCAGGGCGAGCGTTTCCCGGTGGAATCCGGCGAAATTGGTATCCTGCTCGGCAAGGACGCCCTGCCGGGCCTCGCGGCACTGAAGACCGCGTACACCACCCCTTGACCGAGCCCCCCACCGACTACCCCCCAACGGAGATTCAATGACCCCAGACCCTGAAACCCAAACCCAGCTCCGCGCCATCGTGGACGCCGCCCGTGAACGCCGCGCCGAAGACGTCGTGGTACTTGACCTGACCGACGTGAGCAGCACCCTGGAACACTTCGTGATCTGCACCGCCACCGCCGGATTGCAACTCAACGCCGTGCAGGAGAACATCCGCGAAAAAGCCCAGGAGGCCGGCCTGCCGCGCCCCAGCGTGGAAGGCCCCAGCGAACGCTGGCTGCTGCTGGCTTTTGCCGGCAACATCGTGGTGCATATCATGACCAAGGACGCCCGCGAGTACTACGACCTCGAAGGGCTGTGGAGCGACGCCAAAGTCCTGGACTTCCCCGAAGAGTAAAACGGAACGCCTTTTTTCACCGCCCATCACCGGGCGGTTTTCTCATGCCCTGAGAGAATGAAGCGTGATACGGCTCTAAAGAGAACAGTGATCCATGCTGTTCTTCAGGGCCAGAGGTGAGGGAGAGAAAATACGGTTCTGAATGACGCGAAGCAAATCCGCGTGTCGTTCTCGGATGGGCGCAGTAAAGTCCAGAACCAATGAGGCCTCCCGGCAAAACCTGGCACAGCGTGGCTGACCCCGCGCCGCCGCCGGGCGGCTTATCCGTCAGCTTCTGTATCTGGGCCTGATCCGCGAGGTGCGCCAGCACGCGCCGGACGTGGACGACTGGGGCAACACCTTCACGCTGGACGAGCAGGGCCGCATCCGATCCGGGTGGATTTCGGGCGCGTGCCGGGCCAACCTGCCCCGTTTACCTGGCCGGATGAGCTGGTGTCGTGGTGGGCCAATCTGACCCGGGCAGGCCGCACACCTGGGCCGGGAGATGCAAGACCTGTTCGGGCGGTACT
The DNA window shown above is from Deinococcus fonticola and carries:
- the yqeK gene encoding bis(5'-nucleosyl)-tetraphosphatase (symmetrical) YqeK, translated to MRATILPLTPVTPDLGHWEARVQLLVKPKRYAHVQRVALLAQQIAQANGLSEQEIEQAYAAGILHDIARDLPDSELLRLAPPECEIDARHPLALHGRAARTMLARWGYGDQTVLDAVEDHTTGPRGQRPVSACVYIADVSEPGRGVNDDIRELALHDLNAALNRAIVSKVTYLQGRGIQVHPRTLQCYESLPGVTSSAASIPFPPLQPSQNGAPSPHTASPHTSSTQPSSTEH
- a CDS encoding LCP family protein, which translates into the protein MTPDSPEHTTLKLDFNLDQPNIDPPSPATSGPAAPGFPTASTSTSGKQASGKGLPRARLRRHAWLRAMQFFGLTLGSLTLLGSALLATAGARTTPALSDVPQFTVLLAGRDIVYCYYHQPCKNQDQRTGLIQTPNTDTLMVARVSEAGVSVLNIPRDTNVGEFDREKSPADQKVNSRYWTGGPQSLVSAVEEITGERVDSYVIVRADYVTRVIDALGGLDVTVPEPGIEWVDKAAGVDLKLQPGNHHLSGEQAVLFLRVRKGFGDDYGRIDHQKQALTQLVGKLKTPQGLAALPTILGGVGHGVETNVDPNIVTALLPKLTGLKLRFATLPTSTIPGSFNLAVDRERLARVWSQTTPEAAGSAAPQGLTISIHDASGQGLGAPLGQALKALGYKTVRVQTSAPSNDASQVFTQDNVRYAEELADTLSLPRLQGERFPVESGEIGILLGKDALPGLAALKTAYTTP
- the rsfS gene encoding ribosome silencing factor → MTPDPETQTQLRAIVDAARERRAEDVVVLDLTDVSSTLEHFVICTATAGLQLNAVQENIREKAQEAGLPRPSVEGPSERWLLLAFAGNIVVHIMTKDAREYYDLEGLWSDAKVLDFPEE